From a region of the Oryza sativa Japonica Group chromosome 6, ASM3414082v1 genome:
- the LOC107277356 gene encoding putative disease resistance protein At3g14460 isoform X2 has translation MGITNWGHFGLPRDMNNLVRLRHFLVPYDNLHSDITSVGKLKCLQELRRFEVKRQVEAFALRQLGQLEDLKGSLGIYNLENVKAAKEAELLNKSRLHKLILDWDIKRSTNDPSQEEHILENLKPHSNLLELHINGHGGATCPSWLGVNLSMKGLKSLRLNCVDWNNFPPIGELSLVNEHGHKSLDCTTDRSFPNLKRLELVAIPRLSKWAGNDACHVFSLLEVLIVRDCPELMELPFSHPTTCSRPEQGTNLTQFPTLKKLEIVNCQKLSSLPPIPWTSCPCHAYIEEVGSDFQQLDYSTNNQSELCLLVKGKDDNLDSAFWRLLVFSNLTELKELTLTKCPPLPLEHLQSLSSLRMLCMQDLSNVLLQDKAENTVRYQFPVEKLRIFNCSCSGKELTLLSSHFPKLSMFVIRGCENIRGLGVAKQGMTAMSASSLPSAGSKLEDECLGQEQQEPGEEDEKAAADGGLLLLPQQLQYLTIGEMSELALVFDTAGGLRGVGEGLQGLHSIKNLNIWNCPNFLSSYSSSSHHSPFPSSLQELFLSYMSGMNTLSPLSNLNSLAKLAIWDFGDLRADGLSSLIAHGQLKELDVRRSPNFFVGSDLSLLLQLKTDDITWLLVAPVCNILASSLTELTIGWNDEVEHFTKGQNAALLLLSSLQDLRFWCYSKLRFLPTGLHRLTRLKRLEIALCPAIRLLPKGGLPRSLKVLDVSESKNEELKRQCRKLRGTIPIIQDRKY, from the exons ATGGGAATTACAAACTG GGGTCACTTTGGTTTACCAAGAGACATGAATAATCTTGTAAGGCTACGGCATTTTCTTGTCCCATACGATAATCTCCACTCCGACATTACTAGTGTGGGAAAGCTGAAATGTTTACAAGAACTAAGGAGATTTGAAGTCAAAAGACAGGTTGAGGCATTTGCATTAAGACAACTAGGGCAGTTGGAAGACCTAAAAGGATCATTGGGCATCTATAATCTTGAAAATGTGAAGGCAGCAAAGGAGGCAGAACTTTTAAACAAAAGTCGCTTACACAAGCTAATATTAGATTGGGATATTAAGCGTTCGACAAATGATCCTTCACAAGAAGAACATATCCTGGAAAATCTTAAACCACATAGCAATCTCCTGGAGCTACACATTAATGGGCATGGTGGCGCCACTTGCCCATCATGGTTGGGTGTTAACTTGTCCATGAAAGGTTTGAAATCTCTTCGTCTGAATTGTGTCGACTGGAACAATTTCCCGCCTATAGGGGAGTTGTCATTGGTTAATGAGCATGGTCATAAATCCTTGGATTGTACAACAGATCGGAGCTTTCCGAATTTAAAAAGGTTGGAGCTAGTTGCCATACCAAGATTGTCAAAATGGGCTGGAAATGATGCTTGCCATGTGTTCTCCCTGCTAGAGGTGCTCATCGTAAGAGATTGCCCTGAACTGATGGAGTTGCCATTTTCACATCCCACCACTTGCTCTCGGCCAGAACAAGGGACAAACCTGACCCAATTCCCTACACTAAAGAAGCTTGAGATTGTAAATTGTCAAAAGTTGTCATCATTGCCTCCCATTCCTTGGACAAGCTGTCCATGCCATGCTTATATTGAAGAAGTGGGATCGGATTTTCAGCAGTTGGATTACTCAACAAATAACCAATCTGAATTATGCTTGCTAGTTAAGGGAAAGGACGACAATCTAGATAGTGCATTCTGGAGGTTATTGGTGTTCAGTAATCTAACTGAGCTAAAAGAGTTGACGTTGACAAAGTGCCCTCCTTTGCCATTGGAACACCTACAGAGTCTGTCATCATTGAGGATGCTCTGTATGCAAGACTTGAGTAATGTCTTGTTGCAGGACAAAGCCGAGAACACTGTCAGATACCAATTTCCTGTTGAGAAACTTAGGATCTTTAACTGTAGTTGTAGCGGGAAGGAATTGACACTGTTGTCATCCCATTTCCCCAAGCTCTCAATGTTTGTAATAAGGGGATGTGAGAATATAAGAGGGCTTGGTGTGGCGAAGCAGGGGATGACAGCAATGTCAGCATCGTCATTGCCGTCTGCTGGTAGTAAGTTGGAGGATGAATGTCTCGGACAGGAGCAGCAAGAACCAGGAGAGGAGGATGAGAAAGCAGCCGCAGATGGAGGGCTGCTGCTCTTACCTCAGCAACTTCAGTATTTGACTATCGGGGAAATGTCAGAGCTGGCATTAGTATTTGACACGGCAGGAGGCCTCAGAGGCGTAGGAGAAGGATTACAAGGTCTGCACtccataaaaaatttgaatatatgGAATTGCCCCAATTTCTTGTCCTCCTACTCGTCCTCCTCGCATCATTCCCCATTTCCGTCCTCCCTGCAAGAACTGTTTCTTAGTTATATGAGTGGGATGAATACTCTGTCACCCCTCTCTAACCTCAATTCTCTTGCTAAGTTAGCCATATGGGACTTTGGGGATTTAAGAGCTGATGGCTTGAGTTCTCTCATCGCCCATGGCCAACTCAAAGAGCTAGATGTCCGGAGGTCCCCCAACTTCTTCGTCGGATCCGACCTCTCGCTATTATTGCAACTAAAAACGGATGACATCACATGGCTCCTTGTTGCCCCTGTCTGCAACATTCTCGCTTCCTCACTCACCGAGCTAACCATTGGCTGGAACGACGAGGTGGAGCACTTCACCAAGGGGCAAAACGCGGCCCTtctgctcctctcctctctccaggaCCTCCGATTTTGGTGTTACTCGAAGCTGCGATTCCTCCCAACAGGGCTACACAGGCTCACCCGCCTCAAGAGATTAGAGATCGCCTTGTGTCCAGCCATCCGTTTGCTGCCCAAGGGCGGTCTTCCGAGATCACTAAAAGTATTAGATGTCAGTGAGAGCAAAAACGAGGAGCTCAAAAGACAGTGCCGTAAGCTAAGAGGAACCATTCCGATCATCCAAGACAGAAAGTACTAA
- the LOC107277356 gene encoding putative disease resistance protein RGA3 isoform X1 — translation MESVAVNAARWVVGKALSPLSGGLVEAWAASTELGPNIGAIKTELLYAQGMLHNARGRETSNPALQQLLLELRGLAYNAEDVLDELDYFRIQDELDGTYEAAEEHAKGCLQGLVLNTRHTVRNIKKKACSCGDNGEESRHANDEEALAGSGCIHKLFSNARERSRFLCCAYPCKALHIEHTTKTPKLKFDRVDLSTRMKHIVEQLKPVCAKVATILNLELLESNRSIGQCIAMSLNSEFSGKMGHAVVLPSSIAMNRPVTTSDFIEPKFYGREGEKSTIINDVIEGDYCDVDLTVIPIVGPGGIGKTTLTQQIYKEVQNHFDVNIWVCVSLNFNVYRLKEEIAKSIPKVNEENSGWPDDLIEQRLKSKRFLLVLDDIWNLVYEDEWKQLLAPLKKAQSKGNIIVVTTRFPAVAEMVKTTNCSIQLEGLEPKMFWELFKAYAFGDEKTVNDHGNLQETGKMIAKKLKGSPLAAKTVGRLLRKHLDIDHWTGILDSKEWELQTGKNDIMPALKLSYDYLPFHLQQCFTYCALFPEDYIFDSEQLIHLWIGLDILHSHDQNTRTEDIGLNYLNDLVSYGFFKKDEQNDGSPYYVMPDLLHELALKVSSYECLAISSSNVRSIQVPPSIRHLSIVIDDVDVNDRVTFENIKKDFSTLHKQLDIEKLHSVMLFGQYHGSFVIPLGNLLSKAKALRVVLLYAPSYVVENMLHNFSNLIHLRYLRINKGYFPEMSLPNTISRFYHLRILDLQQCRGHFGLPRDMNNLVRLRHFLVPYDNLHSDITSVGKLKCLQELRRFEVKRQVEAFALRQLGQLEDLKGSLGIYNLENVKAAKEAELLNKSRLHKLILDWDIKRSTNDPSQEEHILENLKPHSNLLELHINGHGGATCPSWLGVNLSMKGLKSLRLNCVDWNNFPPIGELSLVNEHGHKSLDCTTDRSFPNLKRLELVAIPRLSKWAGNDACHVFSLLEVLIVRDCPELMELPFSHPTTCSRPEQGTNLTQFPTLKKLEIVNCQKLSSLPPIPWTSCPCHAYIEEVGSDFQQLDYSTNNQSELCLLVKGKDDNLDSAFWRLLVFSNLTELKELTLTKCPPLPLEHLQSLSSLRMLCMQDLSNVLLQDKAENTVRYQFPVEKLRIFNCSCSGKELTLLSSHFPKLSMFVIRGCENIRGLGVAKQGMTAMSASSLPSAGSKLEDECLGQEQQEPGEEDEKAAADGGLLLLPQQLQYLTIGEMSELALVFDTAGGLRGVGEGLQGLHSIKNLNIWNCPNFLSSYSSSSHHSPFPSSLQELFLSYMSGMNTLSPLSNLNSLAKLAIWDFGDLRADGLSSLIAHGQLKELDVRRSPNFFVGSDLSLLLQLKTDDITWLLVAPVCNILASSLTELTIGWNDEVEHFTKGQNAALLLLSSLQDLRFWCYSKLRFLPTGLHRLTRLKRLEIALCPAIRLLPKGGLPRSLKVLDVSESKNEELKRQCRKLRGTIPIIQDRKY, via the exons ATGGAGTCGGTGGCCGTGAACGCGGCGCGGTGGGTGGTCGGCAAGGCGCTGAGCCCGCTGTCCGGAGGGCTCGTGGAGGCGTGGGCCGCTAGCACGGAGCTCGGCCCCAACATCGGCGCCATCAAGACGGAGCTGCTCTACGCGCAGGGGATGCTGCACAATGCCCGCGGCAGAGAGACCAGCAACCCCGCGCTGCAGCAGCTGCTCCTGGAGCTCCGTGGCCTCGCCTACAACGCCGAGGATGTGCTGGACGAGCTCGACTACTTCCGTATCCAGGACGAGCTTGATGGCACCTATGAGGCCGCCGAAGAGCACGCCAAGGGCTGTCTCCAAGGACTCGTGCTCAACACACGCCACACAGTCAGAAACATCAAGAAGAAGGCGTGCTCATGCGGAGATAATGGGGAAGAGAGTCGCCATGCCAATGATGAGGAGGCACTTGCAGGCAGCGGCTGTATTCACAAGCTCTTTTCCAATGCTCGAG AAAGAAGCCGGTTCCTCTGCTGCGCTTATCCCTGCAAAGCATTGCACATAGAGCACACCACGAAAACACCAAAGCTGAAGTTTGATAGGGTGGATCTGTCGACAAGAATGAAGCACATCGTCGAGCAGCTAAAACCAGTCTGTGCCAAGGTCGCCACCATCCTTAACCTGGAGTTGCTGGAATCAAACCGCAGCATTGGCCAGTGCATTGCAATGAGTCTGAATTCTGAGTTCTCTGGGAAAATGGGGCATGCAGTTGTTCTTCCAAGCAGCATTGCTATGAATCGTCCTGTGACCACTTCAGATTTCATAGAACCTAAATTTTATGGGAGGGAGGGTGAGAAAAGTACAATTATCAATGACGTTATTGAGGGTGATTACTGTGACGTGGACCTAACCGTCATTCCAATTGTTGGTCCAGGAGGGATAGGAAAGACAACTCTCACTCAGCAAATATACAAAGAAGTACAAAACCATTTTGATGTTAATATTTGGGTTTGTGTCTCTCTCAATTTCAATGTGTATAGATTGAAAGAGGAGATTGCCAAGTCGATACCAAAAGTCAATGAAGAGAACTCTGGTTGGCCGGATGATTTGATTGAGCAAAGGTTGAAATCAAAGAGATTTTTGCTTGTCCTGGATGATATATGGAATTTGGTTTATGAGGATGAGTGGAAGCAGCTATTAGCACCCCTCAAAAAAGCACAATCAAAGGGAAACATAATTGTAGTCACCACTCGTTTTCCAGCGGTTGCGGAAATGGTTAAAACAACTAATTGTTCAATACAATTGGAAGGGCTGGAACCTAAAATGTTTTGGGAATTATTCAAAGCATATGCTTTTGGCGATGAGAAAACAGTAAATGATCATGGTAACTTACAAGAGACTGGAAAAATGATAGCCAAAAAATTGAAGGGCTCCCCTTTGGCGGCAAAAACTGTAGGAAGATTGTTGAGAAAGCACCTTGATATTGATCATTGGACAGGAATCCTAGATAGTAAAGAATGGGAATTACAAACTGGTAAGAATGATATTATGCCGGCATTAAAGCTTAGCTATGACTATCTCCCTTTCCATCTACAACAATGTTTTACATATTGTGCTTTGTTCCCTGAAGATTACATCTTTGACAGTGAGCAATTGATTCACTTATGGATAGGACTAGACATTTTGCATTCACATGATCAAAATACAAGAACCGAAGACATAGGATTGAACTATTTGAATGACTTGGTTAGTTATGGATTTTTCAAAAAAGATGAACAAAATGATGGGTCTCCTTACTACGTTATGCCTGATTTGCTGCATGAGTTAGCATTGAAGGTTTCATCATATGAATGTCTTGCTATAAGTAGTTCTAATGTGAGATCTATTCAAGTTCCACCATCTATACGGCACTTGTCTATTGTGATAGATGATGTGGATGTAAATGATAGAGTGACTTTTGAAAACATCAAGAAGGATTTCAGCACACTGCATAAGCAATTGGATATTGAAAAGCTTCACTCTGTGATGCTATTTGGACAATACCATGGAAGCTTTGTCATTCCTCTTGGTAATTTGTTAAGCAAAGCAAAAGCACTCCGCGTCGTCTTGTTGTATGCACCATCTTACGTGGTGGAAAATATGTTGCACAACTTTTCAAATCTTATTCATTTGCGCTACTTAAGGATTAATAAGGGATATTTCCCAGAAATGAGTCTACCCAATACCATTTCAAGATTTTATCACTTAAGGATCCTTGATTTACAACAATGCAGGGGTCACTTTGGTTTACCAAGAGACATGAATAATCTTGTAAGGCTACGGCATTTTCTTGTCCCATACGATAATCTCCACTCCGACATTACTAGTGTGGGAAAGCTGAAATGTTTACAAGAACTAAGGAGATTTGAAGTCAAAAGACAGGTTGAGGCATTTGCATTAAGACAACTAGGGCAGTTGGAAGACCTAAAAGGATCATTGGGCATCTATAATCTTGAAAATGTGAAGGCAGCAAAGGAGGCAGAACTTTTAAACAAAAGTCGCTTACACAAGCTAATATTAGATTGGGATATTAAGCGTTCGACAAATGATCCTTCACAAGAAGAACATATCCTGGAAAATCTTAAACCACATAGCAATCTCCTGGAGCTACACATTAATGGGCATGGTGGCGCCACTTGCCCATCATGGTTGGGTGTTAACTTGTCCATGAAAGGTTTGAAATCTCTTCGTCTGAATTGTGTCGACTGGAACAATTTCCCGCCTATAGGGGAGTTGTCATTGGTTAATGAGCATGGTCATAAATCCTTGGATTGTACAACAGATCGGAGCTTTCCGAATTTAAAAAGGTTGGAGCTAGTTGCCATACCAAGATTGTCAAAATGGGCTGGAAATGATGCTTGCCATGTGTTCTCCCTGCTAGAGGTGCTCATCGTAAGAGATTGCCCTGAACTGATGGAGTTGCCATTTTCACATCCCACCACTTGCTCTCGGCCAGAACAAGGGACAAACCTGACCCAATTCCCTACACTAAAGAAGCTTGAGATTGTAAATTGTCAAAAGTTGTCATCATTGCCTCCCATTCCTTGGACAAGCTGTCCATGCCATGCTTATATTGAAGAAGTGGGATCGGATTTTCAGCAGTTGGATTACTCAACAAATAACCAATCTGAATTATGCTTGCTAGTTAAGGGAAAGGACGACAATCTAGATAGTGCATTCTGGAGGTTATTGGTGTTCAGTAATCTAACTGAGCTAAAAGAGTTGACGTTGACAAAGTGCCCTCCTTTGCCATTGGAACACCTACAGAGTCTGTCATCATTGAGGATGCTCTGTATGCAAGACTTGAGTAATGTCTTGTTGCAGGACAAAGCCGAGAACACTGTCAGATACCAATTTCCTGTTGAGAAACTTAGGATCTTTAACTGTAGTTGTAGCGGGAAGGAATTGACACTGTTGTCATCCCATTTCCCCAAGCTCTCAATGTTTGTAATAAGGGGATGTGAGAATATAAGAGGGCTTGGTGTGGCGAAGCAGGGGATGACAGCAATGTCAGCATCGTCATTGCCGTCTGCTGGTAGTAAGTTGGAGGATGAATGTCTCGGACAGGAGCAGCAAGAACCAGGAGAGGAGGATGAGAAAGCAGCCGCAGATGGAGGGCTGCTGCTCTTACCTCAGCAACTTCAGTATTTGACTATCGGGGAAATGTCAGAGCTGGCATTAGTATTTGACACGGCAGGAGGCCTCAGAGGCGTAGGAGAAGGATTACAAGGTCTGCACtccataaaaaatttgaatatatgGAATTGCCCCAATTTCTTGTCCTCCTACTCGTCCTCCTCGCATCATTCCCCATTTCCGTCCTCCCTGCAAGAACTGTTTCTTAGTTATATGAGTGGGATGAATACTCTGTCACCCCTCTCTAACCTCAATTCTCTTGCTAAGTTAGCCATATGGGACTTTGGGGATTTAAGAGCTGATGGCTTGAGTTCTCTCATCGCCCATGGCCAACTCAAAGAGCTAGATGTCCGGAGGTCCCCCAACTTCTTCGTCGGATCCGACCTCTCGCTATTATTGCAACTAAAAACGGATGACATCACATGGCTCCTTGTTGCCCCTGTCTGCAACATTCTCGCTTCCTCACTCACCGAGCTAACCATTGGCTGGAACGACGAGGTGGAGCACTTCACCAAGGGGCAAAACGCGGCCCTtctgctcctctcctctctccaggaCCTCCGATTTTGGTGTTACTCGAAGCTGCGATTCCTCCCAACAGGGCTACACAGGCTCACCCGCCTCAAGAGATTAGAGATCGCCTTGTGTCCAGCCATCCGTTTGCTGCCCAAGGGCGGTCTTCCGAGATCACTAAAAGTATTAGATGTCAGTGAGAGCAAAAACGAGGAGCTCAAAAGACAGTGCCGTAAGCTAAGAGGAACCATTCCGATCATCCAAGACAGAAAGTACTAA
- the LOC107277356 gene encoding disease resistance protein SUMM2 isoform X3 yields the protein MESVAVNAARWVVGKALSPLSGGLVEAWAASTELGPNIGAIKTELLYAQGMLHNARGRETSNPALQQLLLELRGLAYNAEDVLDELDYFRIQDELDGTYEAAEEHAKGCLQGLVLNTRHTVRNIKKKACSCGDNGEESRHANDEEALAGSGCIHKLFSNARERSRFLCCAYPCKALHIEHTTKTPKLKFDRVDLSTRMKHIVEQLKPVCAKVATILNLELLESNRSIGQCIAMSLNSEFSGKMGHAVVLPSSIAMNRPVTTSDFIEPKFYGREGEKSTIINDVIEGDYCDVDLTVIPIVGPGGIGKTTLTQQIYKEVQNHFDVNIWVCVSLNFNVYRLKEEIAKSIPKVNEENSGWPDDLIEQRLKSKRFLLVLDDIWNLVYEDEWKQLLAPLKKAQSKGNIIVVTTRFPAVAEMVKTTNCSIQLEGLEPKMFWELFKAYAFGDEKTVNDHGNLQETGKMIAKKLKGSPLAAKTVGRLLRKHLDIDHWTGILDSKEWELQTGVTLVYQET from the exons ATGGAGTCGGTGGCCGTGAACGCGGCGCGGTGGGTGGTCGGCAAGGCGCTGAGCCCGCTGTCCGGAGGGCTCGTGGAGGCGTGGGCCGCTAGCACGGAGCTCGGCCCCAACATCGGCGCCATCAAGACGGAGCTGCTCTACGCGCAGGGGATGCTGCACAATGCCCGCGGCAGAGAGACCAGCAACCCCGCGCTGCAGCAGCTGCTCCTGGAGCTCCGTGGCCTCGCCTACAACGCCGAGGATGTGCTGGACGAGCTCGACTACTTCCGTATCCAGGACGAGCTTGATGGCACCTATGAGGCCGCCGAAGAGCACGCCAAGGGCTGTCTCCAAGGACTCGTGCTCAACACACGCCACACAGTCAGAAACATCAAGAAGAAGGCGTGCTCATGCGGAGATAATGGGGAAGAGAGTCGCCATGCCAATGATGAGGAGGCACTTGCAGGCAGCGGCTGTATTCACAAGCTCTTTTCCAATGCTCGAG AAAGAAGCCGGTTCCTCTGCTGCGCTTATCCCTGCAAAGCATTGCACATAGAGCACACCACGAAAACACCAAAGCTGAAGTTTGATAGGGTGGATCTGTCGACAAGAATGAAGCACATCGTCGAGCAGCTAAAACCAGTCTGTGCCAAGGTCGCCACCATCCTTAACCTGGAGTTGCTGGAATCAAACCGCAGCATTGGCCAGTGCATTGCAATGAGTCTGAATTCTGAGTTCTCTGGGAAAATGGGGCATGCAGTTGTTCTTCCAAGCAGCATTGCTATGAATCGTCCTGTGACCACTTCAGATTTCATAGAACCTAAATTTTATGGGAGGGAGGGTGAGAAAAGTACAATTATCAATGACGTTATTGAGGGTGATTACTGTGACGTGGACCTAACCGTCATTCCAATTGTTGGTCCAGGAGGGATAGGAAAGACAACTCTCACTCAGCAAATATACAAAGAAGTACAAAACCATTTTGATGTTAATATTTGGGTTTGTGTCTCTCTCAATTTCAATGTGTATAGATTGAAAGAGGAGATTGCCAAGTCGATACCAAAAGTCAATGAAGAGAACTCTGGTTGGCCGGATGATTTGATTGAGCAAAGGTTGAAATCAAAGAGATTTTTGCTTGTCCTGGATGATATATGGAATTTGGTTTATGAGGATGAGTGGAAGCAGCTATTAGCACCCCTCAAAAAAGCACAATCAAAGGGAAACATAATTGTAGTCACCACTCGTTTTCCAGCGGTTGCGGAAATGGTTAAAACAACTAATTGTTCAATACAATTGGAAGGGCTGGAACCTAAAATGTTTTGGGAATTATTCAAAGCATATGCTTTTGGCGATGAGAAAACAGTAAATGATCATGGTAACTTACAAGAGACTGGAAAAATGATAGCCAAAAAATTGAAGGGCTCCCCTTTGGCGGCAAAAACTGTAGGAAGATTGTTGAGAAAGCACCTTGATATTGATCATTGGACAGGAATCCTAGATAGTAAAGAATGGGAATTACAAACTG GGGTCACTTTGGTTTACCAAGAGACATGA